The genomic window TGCGGCCCTGTGGTGTGCCCGGGTACGGGCGGTGCTTGAATGCCTGGGTGAACGACTTCGACGTACCCGAAGGCATCGACGTACTGCGCGTGTTCTGCGGCCCGGACGGCCGCCACGGCAACCCGCTCGGGGTCGTGCGGGACGGGCGCGGATATCCCGGCGACGATACGCGGCAGGCGCTCGCGCGGAAGCTGGGCTTCAGCGAGACCGTGTTCGTGGACGACCCCGAGCGCGGCGTCGTGGACATCCGCACGCCGGGCCGCCGGCTGCCGTTCGCCGGGCATCCGCTCGTGGGGGCGGCCTGGCTGCTGGACCTGGAGATCCTGGAGATGCCCGTCGGGGACGTGGTGGCACGTCAGGACGGCGAGTTCACCTGGATCACGGCCCGCCCGGAATGGGCGCCGGCCAGGACGCTCGAACAGTACGACTCGGTCGCGGAGGTCGACGCACTGACCGGGCCGCCGCCCGGCGACGGATGGCTCTATGTCTGGGCCTGGGAGGACGAGGCGGCCGGCCGGGTACGGGCCAGGGCCTTCCCCCGGCGCCATGACGAGGGGATCGACGAGGACGAGGCGACCGGTGCCGCCGCCATGCTGCTGAGCGCCCGGCTCGGCCGGGCGCTCAACATCACACAGGGGCGCGGCTCGCAGATCCTCACCGCGCCCGCGCCCGACGGCATGGTGGAAGTCGGGGGACGCGTCATCCTGGTGGCCGCGTCCTGACCGGACTTCGGGCAGCCGCTCGGGCGCGGTACCGGCCGGGCGGCGGACATGTCTGTGGCCGGCGGACCCCGGTGGAGCCCGGCCGGCCCCTACGCGCCGAGCGGGAAGACCTGGCCGAGTTCCCGGAAGACGGCGCTGTTCAGTGCGAACGCGCGCCTGCACTCGTCGATGACGCGCTGCTTCTCCAGGTCGTCGGCGTTCACCGCGTCCAGCAGCTCCCGGTACTCCCGCTTGAAGGCGGCCGGGTTGGGGATCTGCTCGAAGACGTAGAACCGCACCCCGTCGCCCTTGCGCTCGAAGCCCCAGGTCTTCTCCGCGGTGCCGCGGATGATCTGGCCGCCCGAGAGGTCCCCGAGGTAGCGGGTGTAGTGGTGGGCCACGTAGCCGCCGGGCCACTCCCGGGCACACTGTGCGACCCGCTCCGCGTACGCGGCGGTGGCGGGCAGCGGTTCCAGGCCGTCCCGCCATCCCTCACCGCCCAGGTGGGTGAGGTCGCGCTCCAGTTCGGCGGCGCGCATCAGCTCCGGCCGGATGAAGGGTCCGGCGACCGGGTCCCCGTGCAGTGACCGGGCACCGTCCTCCAGTGCGCGGTAGACGAACCACAGCTGTTCCGTGTAACGCGTGTACGCGTCCACCCCGAGCCGTCCGCCCAGCATGTCGCCCATGAAGGCCGAGGTCTCCGCC from Streptomyces sp. NBC_01341 includes these protein-coding regions:
- a CDS encoding biliverdin-producing heme oxygenase, with translation MDPTATTAPFSTLIRTASHEQHTEAETSAFMGDMLGGRLGVDAYTRYTEQLWFVYRALEDGARSLHGDPVAGPFIRPELMRAAELERDLTHLGGEGWRDGLEPLPATAAYAERVAQCAREWPGGYVAHHYTRYLGDLSGGQIIRGTAEKTWGFERKGDGVRFYVFEQIPNPAAFKREYRELLDAVNADDLEKQRVIDECRRAFALNSAVFRELGQVFPLGA
- a CDS encoding PhzF family phenazine biosynthesis protein, with translation MNDFDVPEGIDVLRVFCGPDGRHGNPLGVVRDGRGYPGDDTRQALARKLGFSETVFVDDPERGVVDIRTPGRRLPFAGHPLVGAAWLLDLEILEMPVGDVVARQDGEFTWITARPEWAPARTLEQYDSVAEVDALTGPPPGDGWLYVWAWEDEAAGRVRARAFPRRHDEGIDEDEATGAAAMLLSARLGRALNITQGRGSQILTAPAPDGMVEVGGRVILVAAS